The Microcystis aeruginosa NIES-843 sequence ACGATCCCGCCTGCTAAAACGGCTAAAGGGTAATAAAGAGGGTTAGCAATTTTCATTTTTAGTTAACCGTTGATGATTGCTGGTTGATGATTTAGTAGATTAATTCAGGAATTAATCACAGTCTCTACATTTGGTTGACTTACAAATGCGCCTCGGAACTCCGAATTCCGCCCTGCGCTTGACTCGGCGGCGAAGCCACCTCCGAATTCCATTCATAATTCATAATTCATAATTCATAATTCATTACTTAAAACTCTACTTGCAAGTCTCCCATCACAGTTGATATAGTCGCTGGATCTCCTTGACGATAGTAACCGCCGTTAACTTCGGCAATTTTTTGCAAAGCCTGGGGATTAAATTCTCCTTCTTTCCCATAACCAATAGTAAAGAAAGCAATTCGCTGATCGGAAGAAAAGCCACTCTTTTGCAACTCTTGTTCCAACTGATCCAGATTAATTTGTGACCCCGAATCTTCTCCATCAGTTAAGATTAACACGGCATTAATAGTATCAGTCCGCAAATTTTGAGATAGCCAGTTGCGGGCATAGAGGGCGCTATCATAAAGTCTGGTTCCACCACTGGACCGCAGTTGGCCAATAAATTCAATGCCGCGATCTCGCCCCTGTGGAGTTCCTTCTATAATCACAGGTTCGTTAATAACTGAATTGAAACTAATTAGGGCAATTCTTTCCTTCGGTCCCAGGTTCTGAACGTAATTAAGTAAAGTATTCTTAACTGATGTCAGTTTTTGCCCTTCCATCGACCCAGAAGTATCAATTACTACTGCTACTTGCGACGGTTTCTTGGCATAATTTTGCCAGCTTTTAAGCATGGCTTCAACTACTTCTGGTTGGGGCGAACGGTAAGAGTCATAGGTGGGTTGAGGATTCACGCCAAATTCAGCAGAAAACTTGCTTCCCAAGGCTACTCCTGGAACACCCGGTCGCAGTCCCAAATCTGTGGCAATTTGTTGGGTTTCGGGCAAAAGAATGAATTCAATTACCTTTTCAGCAGCTTCTTTTTCTCGGTCACTTATCCAAGGCGCATGGGCTAAAATTGCCCGCATATTGGAACTGAAAGTAGCCTTGGGATAGACGGCTTGATAGCGCGTTTGATTGGAACCAGCTTGGCTGTTAGCAGCAATTACCAAAGACTCGTAAACTGAGGCTACTGAAGCCCAAAAGGGTCCGTTGGCGACCATAGATTGGGCAAGGGAAGCGGTAGAAGTACCATAGCGAGTGATTTTACTCTGGATCTGTTGAATTTGTCCCTGATATTTTTCTACGTCAGCTACAGTCAGATCTTCTGGGCGCTTACCTGCTACAGCAGCAAATTGGGCCACCAGGGTTTGTAAGCCAGAATTAGAACGGGTAGGCGCGGTGTGGACGTAAGTGATGGGGAGGGGTGGGGCTTTGGGATCGAGTTGGCGGTAGTTACCCAATTTAGCTAGGGCGACGAAGGGATCTTCTACTTTTTCTAAACCCTTGGCGAGGTCAGCGGTTGTCATGAAAACCATCGGACTGTAGGCGATCAGGGGTGAGTCGGTAATTTCCGGGATGTAATTTTGTCCGGGAAATAGCTTGTTCATCTGGTAGATGAGTTGACTCTGATAAATTTCGCCATCGACGGATAAAAGGGTGGGAAATTCGGGCGCATCGGCTTTGAGAGTTCCATTTTGGTACTGTTGGGCCAGCGAGAGAATCGTTTGGACCACATCGCCGCTTCCTTTAGCTTCGCAACTGAGGTAAAAGGCTTCACCGCTAGCGAGTTTGGGTTGGCTTTGGTTCAATTTCGTGGCTGCTTGCTGACAGAATTGGGCTAGGTCGCTTCCCACGAGAAATTTGACTTCAAGTCCCTGTTGTCTGGGTTGTTGGCTTCCTTGTTGTTGGGGTTGCTGTCCACAAGCGCCTAGAAATACTAAGGTAGACAGGACGGTTAAGGGAGTAACTGAGGTTAAATAACGAGAAAAAGGAAGATTTTGGCGTTTAATCATGAGTCTTGACAGAGTAATAACCAATAAAGCACGAAGTTACTCGGATCAATGCAGATGGGATGAGA is a genomic window containing:
- a CDS encoding VWA domain-containing protein; protein product: MIKRQNLPFSRYLTSVTPLTVLSTLVFLGACGQQPQQQGSQQPRQQGLEVKFLVGSDLAQFCQQAATKLNQSQPKLASGEAFYLSCEAKGSGDVVQTILSLAQQYQNGTLKADAPEFPTLLSVDGEIYQSQLIYQMNKLFPGQNYIPEITDSPLIAYSPMVFMTTADLAKGLEKVEDPFVALAKLGNYRQLDPKAPPLPITYVHTAPTRSNSGLQTLVAQFAAVAGKRPEDLTVADVEKYQGQIQQIQSKITRYGTSTASLAQSMVANGPFWASVASVYESLVIAANSQAGSNQTRYQAVYPKATFSSNMRAILAHAPWISDREKEAAEKVIEFILLPETQQIATDLGLRPGVPGVALGSKFSAEFGVNPQPTYDSYRSPQPEVVEAMLKSWQNYAKKPSQVAVVIDTSGSMEGQKLTSVKNTLLNYVQNLGPKERIALISFNSVINEPVIIEGTPQGRDRGIEFIGQLRSSGGTRLYDSALYARNWLSQNLRTDTINAVLILTDGEDSGSQINLDQLEQELQKSGFSSDQRIAFFTIGYGKEGEFNPQALQKIAEVNGGYYRQGDPATISTVMGDLQVEF